The Gymnogyps californianus isolate 813 chromosome Z, ASM1813914v2, whole genome shotgun sequence genome has a window encoding:
- the LOC127027469 gene encoding molybdopterin synthase sulfur carrier subunit-like, protein MRCQVSVLYFARSAELAGLRCETLSVPRQITSLQLWEEIVKVHPRLAVIQDQVVFAVRQEYVLLGDQLLVLQPGDEVAIIPPISGG, encoded by the exons ATGCGCTGCCAG GTATCGGTGCTGTATTTCGCCAGGAGTGCGGAGCTGGCGGGGCTGCGCTGCGAGACCCTCTCCGTGCCACGGCAGAtcacctctctgcagctctgggagGAGATCGTCAAGGTTCACCCAAG GCTTGCTGTCATCCAGGATCAAGTGGTTTTTGCTGTTCGGCAGGAGTACGTGCTTCTTGGAGATCAGCTCCTGGTCCTGCAGCCCGGAGACGAGGTTGCCATCATCCCACCAATTAGTGGAGGCTGA